One window of the Granulicella arctica genome contains the following:
- a CDS encoding protein adenylyltransferase SelO — translation MSSADVFALVSPVNTEVVTSPVRFNFQNTYVRLPERFYSRVNPTPVAAPGLVKVNEDLARSLGLDPTELSSPEGVAILAGSRVADGSEPLAIAYAGHQFGHFVAQLGDGRANLLGEVMGLDGVRYDLQLKGSGPTPFSRNGDGRASLGSVLREYIVSEAMAALGVPTTRALAAVTTGESIYRETMLPGAVLTRVAASHLRVGTFQYFAARNDTQGVRILADYAIARHYPEAASAKRPYLALLEGVISRHAQLVAQWVLLGFVHGVMNTDNTSISGETIDYGPCAFMEAFDPDMVFSSIDRQGRYAYSNQPRAALWNLTRLAETLLPILDENPDTSLASAKEALSTFDPQFEMARLAGLRRKLGLVTEREGDLPLAEQLLASMAANDADFTLTFRRLSDVAGGSADDTVRTLFADPRAYDSWAAAWRSRLAEEPISAQERAAIMRRANPAFIPRNHRVEAVIEAAVERQDFQPFEEMLDVVSHPYEDRPELERYTTPARPEECVRQTFCGT, via the coding sequence ATGAGTTCAGCAGATGTCTTCGCACTTGTGTCGCCGGTAAACACTGAGGTTGTTACCAGTCCCGTTCGCTTTAATTTTCAGAATACGTACGTGCGGTTGCCGGAACGCTTCTACTCTCGTGTGAACCCAACACCCGTAGCAGCTCCCGGTCTGGTCAAGGTAAATGAGGATCTGGCACGAAGCCTCGGACTGGATCCAACCGAACTGTCTAGTCCGGAGGGCGTGGCAATCCTTGCTGGCAGCCGTGTGGCTGACGGGTCTGAGCCCCTGGCCATTGCTTATGCCGGACATCAGTTCGGGCATTTTGTGGCCCAACTTGGGGATGGTCGCGCAAATCTTCTCGGAGAGGTGATGGGGCTTGATGGAGTGCGTTACGACCTCCAGCTCAAGGGTTCGGGTCCGACACCCTTCTCGCGCAATGGGGATGGCAGAGCCTCTCTCGGCTCGGTCCTGCGGGAATACATCGTGAGTGAGGCAATGGCGGCACTCGGCGTTCCCACCACGCGGGCGCTGGCCGCCGTGACCACGGGCGAATCCATTTATCGCGAAACGATGTTGCCCGGAGCGGTGCTTACCCGGGTGGCCGCAAGCCATCTACGCGTTGGAACCTTTCAGTATTTTGCCGCGCGGAACGATACGCAGGGGGTCCGCATTCTGGCGGACTATGCGATTGCGCGGCACTATCCTGAGGCCGCAAGTGCGAAGCGGCCGTACCTGGCGCTTCTCGAGGGCGTCATCTCTCGGCATGCCCAGCTTGTCGCCCAGTGGGTGCTCCTCGGCTTCGTCCATGGCGTGATGAACACCGATAACACCTCGATTTCGGGGGAGACGATCGACTACGGTCCCTGCGCGTTCATGGAGGCGTTTGACCCGGACATGGTGTTCAGCTCGATCGACCGCCAGGGACGCTACGCGTACAGCAACCAGCCCCGAGCGGCACTCTGGAATCTGACGCGCCTCGCTGAAACGTTGCTGCCCATTTTGGATGAGAATCCGGATACCTCGCTGGCCTCTGCAAAGGAGGCGCTCAGCACCTTCGATCCGCAGTTTGAGATGGCGCGTCTTGCGGGGCTGCGTCGCAAACTTGGCCTTGTTACAGAACGCGAGGGAGACCTGCCGCTGGCAGAGCAGTTGCTGGCGAGCATGGCCGCCAACGATGCTGACTTCACCTTAACCTTCCGCAGGCTCTCTGATGTTGCAGGTGGATCTGCGGACGATACTGTCCGGACGCTCTTCGCTGATCCTCGCGCGTACGACTCATGGGCTGCAGCATGGCGGAGTCGTCTGGCTGAGGAACCAATCTCGGCACAGGAGCGCGCTGCCATCATGAGGAGGGCGAATCCCGCCTTCATTCCGCGCAATCATCGCGTCGAAGCTGTCATCGAGGCCGCTGTTGAGCGTCAGGATTTTCAACCGTTCGAAGAGATGCTGGACGTTGTCTCACATCCCTACGAAGACCGACCAGAGCTGGAACGCTACACCACACCGGCCCGACCGGAAGAGTGCGTTCGCCAAACCTTCTGCGGAACCTAA
- a CDS encoding cytochrome P450, with protein MTTPPPTLETPPEPAETPVAPAGKRRYNLPPGLKHSLPFYAFKPWVKLGDPIRLFDYLHKTYGNISHYKFLGTPIVFINDPDYIKEVLVTQAAHFVKERTVKRMKVLLGEGLITSDNPIHIRQRRIAAPAFHRQRIAAYADQIVAIAAHQSTTWRAGETIDIAAASMELSLEIVARTLFDTEVDADIRRINDEVNTVMGLYNFLIAFPQIELFMKLPIPGIMKFRRSKGRLDAVVDRLVATRRAEMAAGAPGEYIEKGDLLHMLLTSVDEQADAQGQYTGMSPAQIRDEVLTIFLAGYETVANALTWTWYLLSQHPDVEARMHAEVDAVLEGKLATLADYPNLRYTEQVFAESMRLYPPAWAMGRMSTKAIQLGPYTIPPGAHVFFSQYMMGRSSEYFPDPLTFDPDRFTPEAKAARAKYTYFPFGGGSRQCIGEAFAWMEGTLSLATLAQRWRPRFVPTYPIELQPKITLRPKNPVMMTLEPRNLSGTI; from the coding sequence ATGACCACCCCTCCGCCGACCCTCGAAACCCCGCCCGAGCCGGCCGAAACGCCCGTTGCCCCCGCAGGCAAGCGCCGCTACAACCTGCCCCCCGGCCTGAAGCACTCCCTGCCCTTCTACGCCTTCAAACCATGGGTCAAGCTCGGCGATCCCATCCGCCTCTTCGATTACCTTCACAAGACTTATGGCAACATATCCCACTACAAGTTCCTCGGCACGCCTATCGTCTTCATCAACGATCCCGACTACATCAAGGAAGTGCTCGTCACCCAGGCCGCCCACTTCGTCAAAGAGCGCACCGTCAAGCGCATGAAGGTCCTACTCGGCGAAGGTCTCATCACCTCCGACAATCCCATCCACATCCGTCAGCGCCGCATCGCCGCCCCGGCCTTCCACCGCCAGCGCATCGCCGCCTACGCCGACCAGATCGTCGCCATCGCCGCCCACCAATCCACAACGTGGCGGGCTGGTGAGACCATCGACATTGCCGCGGCGAGCATGGAACTCTCCCTCGAAATCGTCGCCCGCACCCTCTTCGACACCGAGGTCGACGCCGACATTCGCCGCATCAACGACGAAGTAAACACGGTGATGGGCCTCTACAACTTCCTCATCGCCTTCCCCCAGATCGAACTCTTCATGAAGCTGCCGATCCCTGGCATCATGAAGTTCCGCCGTTCCAAGGGTCGCCTCGACGCTGTCGTCGACCGCCTCGTCGCCACCCGCCGCGCGGAGATGGCCGCCGGTGCTCCGGGCGAATATATAGAAAAGGGAGATCTCCTGCACATGCTCCTCACCTCCGTCGACGAGCAGGCCGATGCGCAGGGTCAGTACACCGGCATGTCCCCCGCGCAGATCCGCGACGAAGTCCTCACGATCTTTCTAGCGGGTTATGAGACCGTGGCGAACGCCCTCACCTGGACCTGGTATCTGCTCTCGCAGCATCCCGACGTCGAAGCCCGTATGCATGCCGAGGTCGACGCTGTCCTCGAAGGCAAACTGGCCACGCTCGCGGACTACCCCAATCTCCGCTACACCGAACAGGTCTTCGCCGAGTCCATGCGCCTCTACCCGCCCGCGTGGGCCATGGGACGCATGTCCACAAAGGCTATTCAGCTTGGCCCCTACACCATCCCGCCGGGAGCCCACGTCTTCTTCAGCCAGTACATGATGGGCCGCTCATCCGAATACTTCCCCGACCCGCTCACTTTCGACCCCGACCGCTTCACCCCCGAAGCCAAGGCAGCCCGTGCCAAGTACACCTACTTCCCTTTCGGTGGAGGCAGCCGCCAGTGCATTGGTGAAGCGTTTGCATGGATGGAAGGCACCCTCTCCCTCGCCACACTAGCCCAGCGCTGGCGTCCCCGGTTCGTCCCGACCTACCCCATCGAACTTCAACCCAAGATCACCCTGCGTCCCAAAAACCCCGTCATGATGACCCTGGAACCCCGCAATCTATCCGGAACAATTTGA
- a CDS encoding UbiD family decarboxylase, with protein MAYSDLREFIKQLDKAGELKRITVEVDPILEMAEIADRVSKLGKGTAKAGGPALLFENVKGYPKARVLMNQFGSEARMKLALDVTSLDGIADRIRTLLHPVMPTSMMDKLKMLPMLAEVGSFFPKVIAARDAACKQVIHKGEDVNLLELPILKTWPQDGGRFITLPCVITRDPKSGKRNVGMYRMQVYDGKTTGMHWQRQKVAAEHMRDRLREAMPDLASRVDLMAMTAGGTAAATSIDGMDAQVMTKLRGDRMEVAVAIGTDPAITFSAIVPAPPEVEEYLIAGFLRQKPVELVKAETVDLEVPAHAEYILEGYVQLGELRTEGPFGDHTGFYTMQDEYPVFHLTAITHRKDPIYAATVVGKPPMEDAWMGKAVERIFLPLMQLTLPEIVDVNLPAEGVFHNLMIVSIRKSYAGHARKVMSGIWAMGQAMFTKCVIVVDEDCDVQDVAEVTLRVANNIDPERDIQFTLGPVDSLDHASRLPNFGSKMGIDATRKWAAEGFTRQWPPMLVMDTSVVAKVDAIWKKLGIE; from the coding sequence TTGGCTTACAGCGATCTACGGGAATTTATCAAGCAACTCGACAAGGCTGGCGAACTGAAGCGGATTACGGTGGAGGTCGATCCGATTCTTGAGATGGCAGAGATTGCCGACCGGGTGTCGAAGCTGGGTAAGGGGACGGCAAAGGCGGGTGGACCGGCGCTGCTGTTCGAGAACGTGAAGGGCTATCCGAAGGCGCGGGTGCTGATGAATCAGTTCGGGTCCGAGGCGCGCATGAAGCTTGCACTCGACGTGACCTCGCTCGACGGCATTGCGGACCGAATCCGTACGCTGCTGCATCCGGTGATGCCGACAAGCATGATGGACAAGCTGAAGATGCTGCCGATGCTGGCCGAGGTCGGGAGCTTCTTTCCAAAAGTGATTGCGGCGCGCGATGCCGCCTGTAAACAGGTCATCCACAAGGGTGAGGATGTGAACCTGCTGGAGCTGCCGATTCTTAAGACCTGGCCGCAGGATGGCGGGCGCTTCATCACGCTGCCCTGTGTCATTACGCGTGATCCGAAGTCGGGCAAGCGGAACGTGGGCATGTACAGGATGCAGGTCTACGATGGCAAGACGACGGGCATGCACTGGCAGCGCCAGAAGGTAGCGGCTGAACATATGCGGGATCGTCTGCGCGAGGCTATGCCGGACCTGGCGAGCCGGGTTGACCTGATGGCGATGACGGCGGGTGGGACTGCGGCGGCAACGTCAATCGACGGTATGGATGCGCAGGTGATGACGAAGCTGCGTGGCGACCGGATGGAGGTCGCTGTGGCGATCGGGACAGATCCGGCGATTACGTTTTCGGCGATCGTGCCTGCGCCACCTGAGGTCGAGGAGTATCTGATCGCTGGTTTTCTTCGCCAGAAGCCGGTAGAGCTGGTGAAAGCGGAGACCGTCGATCTGGAGGTTCCGGCACATGCGGAGTACATCCTTGAGGGCTACGTGCAGCTGGGCGAACTGCGGACGGAGGGGCCGTTCGGGGATCACACCGGCTTCTACACGATGCAGGATGAGTACCCGGTCTTTCACCTGACGGCGATCACGCATCGCAAGGACCCAATCTACGCCGCGACCGTAGTAGGCAAGCCGCCGATGGAGGATGCGTGGATGGGCAAGGCGGTCGAGCGGATCTTTCTGCCGCTAATGCAGTTGACGCTGCCGGAGATTGTGGATGTGAATCTACCGGCGGAGGGCGTCTTCCATAACCTGATGATCGTCTCTATCCGTAAGAGCTATGCGGGCCACGCCCGGAAGGTGATGAGCGGTATCTGGGCTATGGGGCAGGCAATGTTTACGAAGTGCGTGATCGTGGTCGATGAGGATTGCGACGTGCAGGACGTGGCCGAGGTGACGCTGCGGGTGGCGAACAACATCGATCCGGAGCGGGATATCCAGTTCACGCTGGGTCCAGTCGATTCGCTCGACCATGCGAGCCGGTTGCCAAATTTTGGAAGCAAGATGGGGATCGATGCGACGCGGAAGTGGGCGGCGGAGGGCTTCACGCGTCAGTGGCCTCCGATGCTCGTGATGGATACGTCCGTCGTGGCAAAGGTCGATGCAATCTGGAAGAAACTCGGGATCGAGTAA
- a CDS encoding SDR family NAD(P)-dependent oxidoreductase has translation MQIDLKGKTAVVTGGSRGLGLAMALALADAGAQIALVARDVERLESARQAIRERGGTAEYFVGDVTVEDDVSKVAQAIARSFGAPQILINNAGSNIRKSLVDFTLDEFRSVIDSSLISTFLMCRAFVPGMTGSGYGRIINMTSIMSHVSLPGRTAYSSAKASLLGLTRSLALELAGEGVTVNGISPGPFGTEMNAAVMNNPELNAQFLASLPIGRWGKVEEIGGLACYLCSELAGFITGTDIVIDGGWTAK, from the coding sequence ATGCAGATTGATCTGAAGGGCAAAACAGCGGTCGTTACGGGCGGCAGCCGCGGCCTTGGTCTCGCGATGGCCTTAGCTCTCGCGGATGCCGGAGCACAGATTGCGCTTGTGGCACGCGATGTGGAACGGCTTGAGTCGGCCCGGCAGGCGATCAGGGAGCGTGGCGGCACAGCGGAGTACTTTGTCGGTGATGTGACCGTAGAGGATGATGTCTCCAAGGTCGCTCAGGCTATCGCGCGGTCATTCGGGGCACCCCAGATTCTGATTAATAACGCGGGCTCCAACATTCGTAAATCGCTCGTAGACTTCACCCTCGATGAGTTCCGCAGCGTCATCGACTCGAGCCTCATCTCTACCTTTCTGATGTGCCGCGCATTTGTACCTGGAATGACAGGCTCGGGCTATGGTCGCATCATCAACATGACGTCCATCATGAGCCACGTCTCCCTCCCCGGGCGTACGGCTTACTCCTCGGCAAAGGCATCGCTTCTCGGGCTAACACGGTCACTGGCACTGGAGCTTGCGGGTGAAGGAGTTACCGTCAACGGGATCAGCCCGGGTCCATTTGGAACGGAGATGAATGCTGCCGTCATGAACAATCCGGAGTTGAACGCGCAGTTTCTTGCGAGCCTGCCGATAGGACGCTGGGGCAAGGTCGAAGAGATCGGCGGTCTCGCCTGCTATCTCTGCTCCGAGCTTGCAGGCTTCATTACAGGAACCGATATCGTGATTGATGGTGGTTGGACGGCCAAGTAA
- a CDS encoding molybdopterin-dependent oxidoreductase, whose protein sequence is MPNPRLIRTLLVAAMAIPACISTHLAGQTGGMETHQHAKADPSTVLSITEPDGKTLTLSPADFKAMPHKTVTVQNEHTKTSETYTGVPLTDLLTRVNIPVGKDLHGPAFVLYILAEGTDHYRVLYSLSEVDAVDHTGDVIVADTLNGAPLTTDGAFKLVSSEDKRPARWVRNLTAITVKSADSTGESHH, encoded by the coding sequence ATGCCGAACCCACGTCTCATCCGCACCCTGCTTGTTGCTGCCATGGCAATTCCTGCCTGCATTTCCACTCACCTGGCAGGTCAGACGGGCGGCATGGAGACCCATCAGCACGCCAAAGCCGATCCCTCAACCGTTCTCTCCATCACCGAACCCGACGGCAAGACCCTCACCCTCAGCCCGGCCGACTTCAAGGCAATGCCCCACAAGACCGTCACCGTCCAGAACGAGCACACCAAAACCAGCGAGACCTACACCGGCGTCCCTCTCACGGACCTCCTCACGCGCGTCAACATTCCCGTGGGCAAAGATCTCCATGGCCCCGCCTTCGTTCTCTACATCCTCGCCGAGGGCACCGATCACTACCGCGTCCTCTACTCCCTCTCGGAGGTCGACGCCGTCGATCACACCGGCGACGTCATCGTAGCCGACACCCTCAACGGCGCTCCCCTCACCACCGATGGAGCCTTCAAACTCGTCAGCTCCGAAGACAAACGCCCCGCCCGCTGGGTCCGCAACCTCACCGCCATCACCGTAAAATCCGCAGACAGCACCGGCGAGTCGCACCACTAA
- the lepB gene encoding signal peptidase I — protein MSTKAVQIATDTPDTQPAKVVAQEQVETPLEGFASICNMLVVYLFLTAFIFQNFDIPSASMEKTLLIGDHPLVDRIMLAPPTKWAFFMPYREIHRGDVIVFLKPNPETPDLILVKRAIGIPGDRIHLRNGIVYLNGVAQDEPQAGKPSNDGDPYHAYNPYRDDFPSIAPSTDVGATESWSVEEPSHIQGDDLVVPPGKVFAMGDNRTASLDGRYWGFVPRENILGRPLFLYWSFKTPADQMNKTSIADRVTFTFHELIHIFDQTRWNRTMKVVR, from the coding sequence ATGTCGACGAAAGCTGTGCAGATCGCAACTGACACTCCCGACACACAGCCTGCAAAGGTCGTAGCGCAGGAGCAGGTAGAAACGCCCCTCGAAGGCTTCGCCTCCATCTGCAACATGTTGGTCGTTTACCTCTTTCTCACGGCGTTCATCTTCCAGAACTTCGACATTCCCTCCGCCTCCATGGAGAAGACGCTCCTGATCGGCGATCACCCTCTTGTCGATCGCATCATGCTCGCGCCGCCCACGAAATGGGCCTTCTTCATGCCCTACCGCGAGATTCACCGCGGCGACGTGATCGTCTTCTTAAAGCCCAATCCCGAAACGCCTGACCTGATCCTCGTCAAACGCGCCATCGGCATTCCGGGCGATCGCATTCACCTGCGCAACGGCATCGTCTACCTCAACGGAGTAGCTCAAGATGAGCCGCAGGCGGGCAAGCCCTCGAACGACGGCGACCCCTATCACGCCTATAACCCCTACCGCGACGACTTCCCCTCCATTGCGCCGAGTACGGATGTCGGTGCCACGGAAAGCTGGTCCGTCGAAGAGCCAAGCCACATTCAGGGCGATGACCTCGTCGTTCCCCCGGGCAAGGTCTTCGCCATGGGCGACAACCGGACCGCCTCCCTCGACGGCCGCTACTGGGGCTTCGTCCCACGCGAAAACATTCTCGGCCGACCGCTCTTCCTCTACTGGTCCTTCAAAACTCCGGCCGACCAGATGAACAAGACCAGCATCGCCGACCGCGTGACCTTCACCTTCCATGAACTGATCCACATCTTTGACCAGACGCGCTGGAATCGCACGATGAAGGTCGTCCGCTAA
- a CDS encoding MFS transporter: MDQSENKYPSKPSRVRYNVVALAIALAVLSYVQRVALSQAAGPISRDLHLSKAQMGLAFGAFGLSYALFELPMGLLGDRFGVRRVLLQIVLAWSAFTALTGVAWNAGSLVLIRFCFGAGEAGCFPNLTRMLSVWLPKRERFFAQSLMWACTRWGGAATPPLVLASISLFGWRWAFALFALLGIVWCGVFFFWFKDDPAAHKGVDAGELELLESSRVLTTHQRGHGKTWLSILVTPQVFFLVLQYFCFSFVWYFYITWLPTYLREGRGQSAGHAAALSVLPLLFGGFGSLISGLASVHVPRRALAFGGFLSTAILLFLFTRVHAVLPAMLCMATASFCSDLTMPISWNACVEIGGPFTATVAATMNMFGNLAGFVAPVIGGLILQRTGGSWNLLIYLMVGAATVSALCWLYLDPENADRQPAVLLNSRGPLVQDAAL; the protein is encoded by the coding sequence GTGTGCGCTACAACGTGGTTGCGTTAGCGATCGCGCTTGCGGTTCTCTCGTATGTGCAACGGGTTGCGCTGTCGCAGGCCGCAGGTCCCATTTCGCGCGATCTGCATCTTAGCAAAGCTCAGATGGGGCTGGCATTCGGCGCCTTCGGGCTGTCGTATGCCTTGTTCGAACTTCCCATGGGATTGCTTGGCGACCGCTTTGGTGTGCGGCGCGTTTTGCTGCAGATTGTTCTGGCCTGGTCGGCATTTACGGCACTCACCGGGGTGGCGTGGAACGCTGGCTCTCTCGTATTAATTCGGTTCTGTTTCGGTGCCGGAGAGGCAGGCTGTTTTCCAAACCTCACGCGCATGCTGAGTGTGTGGCTGCCCAAGCGCGAACGATTCTTCGCCCAATCTCTCATGTGGGCCTGCACGCGATGGGGTGGTGCCGCAACACCGCCGCTGGTGCTGGCAAGCATCTCACTTTTTGGCTGGAGATGGGCCTTCGCACTCTTCGCGTTATTAGGCATTGTCTGGTGTGGCGTGTTCTTCTTCTGGTTCAAAGATGATCCGGCCGCTCACAAAGGCGTAGATGCGGGCGAACTGGAGCTGCTCGAAAGCTCCCGGGTCCTGACGACGCACCAACGTGGTCACGGTAAGACATGGTTGTCGATCTTAGTGACGCCACAAGTCTTCTTCCTGGTTCTCCAGTACTTCTGTTTCTCGTTTGTCTGGTACTTCTACATCACCTGGCTGCCAACCTACTTGCGCGAGGGGCGAGGACAATCCGCAGGTCACGCGGCTGCTCTCTCGGTGCTACCGCTTCTCTTCGGAGGCTTTGGTTCGCTGATCAGCGGGCTTGCGTCGGTCCATGTACCGCGTCGCGCCCTAGCGTTCGGCGGCTTTCTCTCGACCGCGATTCTTCTATTTCTCTTCACGCGCGTTCATGCTGTTCTACCAGCGATGCTCTGCATGGCGACGGCTAGTTTCTGCAGTGACCTCACCATGCCTATTTCGTGGAATGCCTGTGTCGAGATCGGTGGTCCGTTCACCGCCACCGTCGCAGCGACCATGAATATGTTCGGCAATCTCGCTGGCTTTGTCGCGCCGGTGATCGGCGGGTTGATTCTTCAGCGCACAGGCGGCAGCTGGAACCTCCTGATCTACCTTATGGTCGGCGCGGCGACCGTCTCAGCGCTATGCTGGCTCTATCTCGATCCGGAAAATGCCGATCGCCAACCTGCGGTCCTGTTGAACAGCAGAGGCCCACTTGTTCAGGATGCCGCTCTGTAA
- the nuoI gene encoding NADH-quinone oxidoreductase subunit NuoI, translating to MSIVKNAAAIAKGMSITFMEMFQPTEVENYPDGKGPLRGAVFQERFRGKHQLQRDENGLEKCVACFLCAAACPSNCIYIEAAENTEAVRISSAERYAKVYNIDYNRCIFCGYCVEACPTDAITHGHGFELASLNATNLVMRKEDMLVPISTLPDAVLSNKDQAEMLA from the coding sequence ATGTCCATCGTTAAAAACGCAGCCGCGATTGCCAAGGGAATGAGCATCACGTTCATGGAGATGTTCCAGCCGACCGAGGTCGAGAACTATCCGGATGGCAAGGGGCCGCTGCGTGGAGCGGTATTTCAGGAGCGATTTCGCGGAAAGCACCAGTTGCAGCGCGACGAGAATGGCCTGGAGAAGTGTGTGGCGTGCTTTCTCTGTGCAGCGGCATGCCCGTCGAACTGTATCTACATAGAAGCTGCTGAGAACACGGAAGCGGTGCGGATTTCGTCTGCAGAGCGGTACGCGAAGGTCTACAACATTGACTACAACCGGTGCATTTTTTGCGGATACTGTGTCGAGGCCTGCCCTACGGATGCGATTACCCATGGCCACGGGTTTGAACTTGCTTCGCTCAACGCCACAAACCTGGTGATGCGGAAGGAAGACATGCTGGTGCCGATCTCGACGTTGCCGGACGCTGTGTTGTCCAATAAAGATCAGGCGGAGATGCTGGCCTAA